The genomic stretch CGTGTTATCTAGACTACAAAACAAAGAAAAGTAAGCTTCATCTCAGGTGTTTGAATTAACGACAAGCACAGAGCTGATGTCCTAACTCAATATTCTTGCGACCACATGCACGCCATCTAGCGAAGATCACTTCTCTCAGACAAAAGTACTGCAGCCACTCAGCACTGAAGATCATTTGtctctgcaaaaaaaaaaaaaaaaaaaaaaagaacataaGTAGCTGTTTCACAAATGCCTGGAgtatgcataaacataaaagTTCAGAAAGAAACAGGGCCGGGAAAACTAGCAGCCACGTGAACAAGTTTTATTATCTGTAATATTGATTTATTATCTCTATATAGATATAGAAGATTGTGTCTCTTATAGAAGCTTAGACATGTGGAAGTCAATTCTGGTCATGTACACAGGTCCTAAATGCTACCAGTAGTCAATGGTTGCTAGAACTAATACTGTACAAGAAATTACCTCGGTTAGTCTCCTTTCTTTGATACATCCAGATAGAACATTACTAGTTCACCAGCATCCTTAGCCTCTTTTAGTGCGCCATAGACTGATTTGACCATGCACAGGCATGAAGATAACAGAATGATGGAACGTTTGGTGTCAAGGCCCTTTGACTTCATTATTTTGATGATCTGGTGTCTGGCACCCAATATCAAGGCAAGAAATAGGATTGCACTAAGAGTCATCATGCCTTTTGCTGTGGCTTTTTTCTGAGGAAAACACTTTGAGTTGTCTTTGCTTTGACTCTGATCTTCTCCTTTCACTATGTCACATTCATTGTGGTCCCCAGCCATTGCACGGGGTGTATTTGCAACCCTCTGACGTGATAAATTGGCACAAAAAGTGGCGCCCCAAACACACACCTACCAGATGAGCAATAACAAAGATTGGATCAAGGGTGAAGGTcagatataggccttgtttagttctcaaaatttagattctccatcatatcgaatcttacggcacatgtatgaagcattaaatatagtttaaaaaataactaattacatagtttgcttgtaatttacgagagaaatcttttgagctcatagttggacaataattgccaaatacaaacgaaagtgctacaatagccaaaaccaaaaattttcgcgacctaaacaaggccatagatgATGTTACTCAAAGAACTGTGTTTCAATTTTCACCTGTAAAGTGATGTTGCAAAAATCTCTTGATCTGGCATTCTTCTCCATATTGTTCTTGTCCTGTAAGATAATGTGTTGGTCGGTTAGGTTTACATGTTGTGCTGTCTTATACGAATGGATTGCAAGCAAAGAAAAATGCCAATGGAGCAAGAACACATATAATAAGAACTGAGCTCCAAATGATCATGCATATTTCACAGAATGTGCTACCGATGATCCTGCAAAATGGCTGGTAGGTTAACTCACAGGATCTTGCGTATGTTCATGGTATTGGTACCCTTGCACAACAGACACTGCATACGGTCCTCCTGTCGAACCAGTCTTAGTAGACTTTAGCTTCAAATGGTGGGCACACGAATTGACAGCAGAGCTTGATATCCTGCAACATAATATAATGAGACTATGAGTAACTATCCTACAAATCTGCATCCGGAGAATGTTAAGAAAAAACAAATTGGCATCAGATTACAGCTCATGCAAATACCAGAAACACTTGACCCATAGCCTAAATCTGTGGTTCCTGTTCGGTAAGGATGCAGATTTTgaacctaaaccctaaaccaaaTTTCACAAAGGCAAATCATAAATTCAGAATAGAATATTTCAATGTGACAGAAAGAGAATTGGTCATC from Sorghum bicolor cultivar BTx623 chromosome 3, Sorghum_bicolor_NCBIv3, whole genome shotgun sequence encodes the following:
- the LOC110433565 gene encoding uncharacterized protein LOC110433565; the encoded protein is MDNLKPLSLPHFFSSLAFSPCSPFAHHHGALEPRFSATLRLAPPTALSNGRGVAARCPGLLHPRISSSAVNSCAHHLKLKSTKTGSTGGPYAVSVVQGYQYHEHTQDPDKNNMEKNARSRDFCNITLQVCVWGATFCANLSRQRVANTPRAMAGDHNECDIVKGEDQSQSKDNSKCFPQKKATAKGMMTLSAILFLALILGARHQIIKIMKSKGLDTKRSIILLSSCLCMVKSVYGALKEAKDAGELVMFYLDVSKKGD